One genomic window of Streptomonospora nanhaiensis includes the following:
- a CDS encoding DUF397 domain-containing protein, protein MGPTPASVSGWRKSSYSNQKGGNCVEVADHWRKSSYSNGNNATCVEIHERFPGAWRKTSHSNGNGATCVEIRESFPGAMNHSEPSPDPAQWHKSTHSGSHGGDCVEVADTVPTVLVRDTQNRHLGHLAFSADEWSAFVMAVKSAGL, encoded by the coding sequence ATGGGGCCTACGCCCGCTTCAGTCAGTGGATGGCGTAAAAGCAGCTACAGCAACCAAAAGGGCGGCAACTGCGTTGAGGTCGCCGACCACTGGCGTAAATCCAGTTACAGCAACGGAAACAACGCAACGTGTGTTGAAATCCACGAGCGGTTCCCCGGCGCTTGGCGCAAAACCAGCCACAGCAACGGAAACGGGGCGACCTGCGTGGAAATCCGGGAGAGTTTTCCCGGCGCGATGAACCACAGTGAACCAAGTCCTGACCCGGCGCAGTGGCATAAATCCACGCACAGCGGCTCTCACGGCGGAGACTGCGTCGAGGTCGCCGACACGGTGCCCACCGTGCTCGTCCGGGACACGCAGAACCGGCACCTCGGCCACCTCGCGTTTTCCGCGGACGAGTGGTCGGCGTTCGTCATGGCCGTGAAGTCGGCCGGTCTGTAG